In a genomic window of Luteitalea sp.:
- a CDS encoding aminotransferase class I/II-fold pyridoxal phosphate-dependent enzyme gives MHAGQEPDPATGAIITPIYQTSTYVQEALGRHKGHEYARTSNPTRTALEANVASLERGRAGFAFASGMAAIDAVATLVQSGDHVLVTDNTYGGTYRLFERVRSRCGVTFSYVDTGDLDAVEAALTPATRMLFVETPTNPILRLTDLEALSELAHAHDVPVAVDNTFASPYVQRPIELGADLVIHSTTKYLNGHSDGVGGLVVAVRDDHIEWLKFVQNAAGAILGPFDAWLVLRGTKTLALRMAQHNINGLALAEFLAAHAGVERVYYPGLPSHPQHDLASYQMNGFGGMIAFDVGSLDKAKTVLERVRLLALAESLGGVETLISHPASMTHASVPAERRQALGITDSLLRISVGVEDVEDLKEDLAQALG, from the coding sequence ATCCACGCCGGCCAGGAGCCGGACCCGGCGACCGGCGCCATCATCACGCCAATCTACCAGACGTCGACGTACGTTCAGGAGGCGCTCGGCCGGCACAAGGGGCACGAGTATGCCCGCACGAGCAACCCGACGCGCACGGCGCTCGAAGCCAACGTCGCGTCGCTCGAGCGGGGACGCGCGGGCTTCGCCTTTGCGTCGGGCATGGCCGCCATCGACGCCGTCGCCACGCTCGTGCAGTCGGGGGACCACGTCCTCGTGACGGACAATACGTACGGCGGCACGTATCGATTGTTCGAGCGCGTGCGCAGCCGCTGTGGTGTGACGTTCAGCTATGTCGATACCGGCGACCTCGACGCGGTCGAAGCTGCCCTAACGCCGGCCACGCGGATGCTCTTCGTCGAGACACCAACCAATCCTATCCTCCGCCTCACGGATCTCGAGGCGCTGTCCGAGCTCGCCCATGCTCACGACGTGCCGGTCGCCGTGGATAACACGTTTGCGAGCCCGTACGTGCAGCGCCCGATCGAGCTCGGCGCGGACCTGGTGATCCACAGCACGACCAAATATCTCAACGGCCACAGCGACGGCGTTGGCGGGCTCGTCGTCGCGGTGCGTGACGATCACATCGAGTGGCTGAAGTTCGTTCAGAATGCGGCAGGGGCCATTCTCGGGCCATTCGATGCCTGGCTGGTCCTCCGCGGCACGAAGACCCTCGCGTTACGCATGGCCCAGCACAACATCAATGGCCTGGCGCTTGCCGAGTTCCTGGCCGCACATGCTGGGGTCGAGCGCGTGTATTACCCTGGGCTGCCCTCCCACCCGCAGCACGATCTCGCCAGCTATCAAATGAACGGCTTCGGCGGCATGATCGCCTTCGATGTCGGCTCGCTCGACAAGGCCAAGACCGTCCTCGAGCGCGTACGGCTCCTCGCGCTTGCCGAGAGCCTCGGCGGCGTCGAAACCTTGATCTCGCATCCCGCGTCGATGACGCACGCCTCGGTGCCAGCAGAGCGCCGGCAGGCGCTGGGCATCACCGACAGCCTTCTGCGAATCTCCGTCGGTGTGGAGGACGTCGAAGATTTGAAAGAAGACTTGGCGCAGGCCCTGGGATAG